The region ATTCAGTAACATATCCTCTTTCCTTCTAAAATACAATTCCTTTCGAGTTTTAGTGGTTTTATGCATATACTCAAACACATTCATATTTCCCAATGCTGTAACATCTAATGTAAAAAGTAACATATCAAAATACTGCTTGTTCCCTCAGAATAAAAAAAGACATGGCAAATGTGTAACAAGATGCTGTAGAAAAATAATATTTCCAAGTATAAAATACCATCTTGCAGTTAATGTCTGCAGTACTCAGTGGTTGTGTTGGGGAAGGGGTAAGTAAACAGGGAAAAGTCTAGAATATACTTGGGCAGGAGTTCCCTGAGAAGCTTCTGAGGCAGACTGCATAGGTAATAGTGCAGCGTCTCCTTGGTGACAGGCTTGTACCACGTCTGTCGCTCAGGGAAGTGGATGTGTGGAGGTGCACTAATACGCTGTAGGACATAGTCCGCATCACTCTCCAGATGCTCATAGGAGCCAATGAAGTCATAGGACACGGCACATGGCTGACACAGGTTGTAGATGGGCATCCAGTGCTCATTCATGCGGTCCACATCCTCATCCAGCAGATAGCGCACAAACTCAGCAAAAGTCACATCATCCCCAGCCACTGCTGTATCCTTGGCATGGCCCTTTCTGTAGCGCCTGATGATCTCGGCACCGTACTTCTCCTGGTAGGCCTTGATCTCCCCGAACTTGTTCCTGTAAGCGGAGAGAAGGCGCTCCATAGGTTCCCTGACAAACATAAACTTGAAGTAGTGTTTCAGCCTGTAGCGGATCTCCTCAGGCTTCAGGGAGGACAGGAAGAGCAGGTCACTCTTGTGGTTCATCTTGATGTTGACGTCCACGTTCTCTAGAGCCCCACTCAGGACCTTCAGAACCCTCTTCCAGTTGGAGCAGGCCACCTTGGGGACGTAGCAGTAGAGGAAGCGGTGCTCGTCGTTCACCAGGATGTGCTGCAGCAGGGTTTTCCTCTGCAGGGGGCTCAGGGACCACACACTGTGAGGCATGTTCTTCTGACCACACATGGTCCGGATGGTGCGGTTACGGATCTCCTGGAGAATCTGAATGGGGTTTGGGGGAGATGTAAAAGAAAAAAGACATtaaaactaaactcagcaaaaaatgaacgtccctttttcaggaccctgtctttcaaagataattcgtaaaaatccaaataacttcatagatcttcattgtaaagggtttaaacactgtttcccatgcttgttcaatgaagcataaacaattaatgaacatgcacctgtggaacggtcgttaagacactaacagcttacagacggtaggcaattaaggtcacagttatgaaaaattaggacactgaagaggcctttctactgactctgaaaaacatagaaagaaagatgcctagggtccgtgatcatctgtgtgaacgtcaaggaggcatgaggccagcagatgtggccagggcaataaattgcaatgtccgtactgtgagacgcctaagacagcgctacaggaagacaggacggacagctgatcgtcctcgcagtggcagaccacgtgtaac is a window of Salvelinus sp. IW2-2015 linkage group LG13, ASM291031v2, whole genome shotgun sequence DNA encoding:
- the chst14 gene encoding carbohydrate sulfotransferase 14; the protein is MMPPRNQDFGLKKAGGARSGSVINFRKTVNSGSLRRSSAVLPSVLTFAVIVASGGLLLMIEKGMLNSMETPPPLGYSKRSGYLRQARNLDPAVDAESQILQEIRNRTIRTMCGQKNMPHSVWSLSPLQRKTLLQHILVNDEHRFLYCYVPKVACSNWKRVLKVLSGALENVDVNIKMNHKSDLLFLSSLKPEEIRYRLKHYFKFMFVREPMERLLSAYRNKFGEIKAYQEKYGAEIIRRYRKGHAKDTAVAGDDVTFAEFVRYLLDEDVDRMNEHWMPIYNLCQPCAVSYDFIGSYEHLESDADYVLQRISAPPHIHFPERQTWYKPVTKETLHYYLCSLPQKLLRELLPKYILDFSLFTYPFPNTTTEYCRH